The sequence GGCTGATCTCTCCGCTACTGGTTCTTCGCTCCCAGCACGAAGAGCAGGTAGAGGAAGGCCGCGACGCCGTGCGCGGCGACGACGTAGACGAAGACGCGGACCCACAGCCCGGTCGGGATCTTGTCCTCGACGAAGCGGCGGATCGGGCTGTCCTCCGGCGAGGACTCCGGGGCCCGCGGGGACGGGGGCGACTGCGGTTCGGGGGCCTTCGGCTCCTCCGCCGTGGCCCGTCCTGCGGGCTCGGGCTGGTACTCGGACTCGGGCATTACGCGCCTCCTGGGTGGACGTCGCCGAGGCAGAGCGCGCCGAGCGGGCTCTGCAAGAGCGTGTGGACGAAGAGCAGCACCGCGCCGTCCGGGTCCGCGGCGGCGATGCGGTGCGGGGTGAGCGAGTCGAAGTGGGCGCTGTCCCCCGGGCCGAGCAGGTGCGCGCTGTCGCCGAGGCGCAGCCGGAGCCGTCCGGTCAGGACGTGCAGCCACTCCTCCCCCGGGTGCACGCGCACGATGTCGCCCTGGCTGCCGTACGGG comes from Streptomyces sp. Tu6071 and encodes:
- a CDS encoding DUF6126 family protein, coding for MPESEYQPEPAGRATAEEPKAPEPQSPPSPRAPESSPEDSPIRRFVEDKIPTGLWVRVFVYVVAAHGVAAFLYLLFVLGAKNQ